The Geoglobus acetivorans genome window below encodes:
- a CDS encoding methionine adenosyltransferase, protein MKNIFVEELVHTPVENQKVEIVERKGIGHPDSIADGIAEAMSRALSKEYLKRVGVVLHHNTDETQIVAGRAKTAFGGGEVIQPIYILLVGRATKYFDGIDIPADRVALKAAKDYVRSAMRNLDPETDIVFDVRLGEGSTDLKEVFERKGGKAPLSNDTSFGIGFAPFTETENLVYNVERRIYEEFRKKEKAIGEDVKVMGLREGDKIRLTIACAFVDRHVSSVKEYLAVKEELTDFVRGISSEYTSREVEVAVNTADNIDKEVVYLTVTGTSAENGDDGSVGRGNRCNGLITPGRPMSMEASSGKNPINHVGKIYNLLANRIAWDCYEAIEGIKEVYVRILSQIGKPIDEPKALSIQIVPENGYDVERMESKARTVADEWLNDITKITDMVINGELKTF, encoded by the coding sequence ATGAAGAACATATTTGTTGAGGAGTTAGTTCACACTCCTGTTGAGAATCAAAAGGTCGAAATTGTTGAAAGGAAGGGTATCGGTCATCCTGATTCAATAGCTGATGGTATCGCAGAGGCGATGAGCAGGGCACTGAGCAAGGAGTACCTCAAGAGAGTTGGGGTAGTGCTGCACCACAACACCGATGAGACCCAGATCGTTGCAGGGAGGGCGAAAACCGCATTTGGTGGAGGAGAGGTCATACAGCCCATATACATTCTCCTTGTTGGCAGGGCAACGAAGTACTTCGACGGCATAGACATTCCAGCTGACCGGGTTGCCCTCAAGGCAGCAAAGGACTACGTGAGAAGTGCCATGAGGAATCTCGACCCTGAAACAGACATAGTATTCGACGTGAGGCTTGGTGAGGGCTCAACTGATCTGAAAGAGGTCTTTGAGAGGAAGGGTGGCAAGGCACCACTTTCGAACGATACGAGTTTTGGCATCGGCTTTGCCCCGTTCACCGAAACGGAGAATCTGGTCTACAACGTTGAGAGAAGAATATATGAGGAGTTCAGAAAGAAGGAGAAGGCCATTGGCGAGGACGTCAAGGTAATGGGCCTGAGAGAGGGGGATAAAATCAGGCTCACAATAGCCTGTGCCTTCGTTGACAGACATGTGTCCAGTGTGAAGGAGTACCTTGCGGTGAAGGAGGAGCTTACGGACTTTGTGAGGGGAATCTCTTCAGAGTACACCTCCAGAGAGGTTGAGGTTGCCGTCAACACGGCCGACAACATTGACAAGGAAGTCGTGTACCTCACGGTCACGGGGACCTCTGCCGAGAACGGAGATGATGGAAGTGTTGGCAGGGGCAACAGGTGCAACGGCCTGATAACTCCGGGCAGACCCATGTCCATGGAGGCATCGAGCGGAAAGAACCCGATAAACCACGTCGGAAAGATATACAACCTCCTCGCAAACAGGATTGCCTGGGACTGCTACGAGGCCATCGAGGGCATCAAGGAGGTCTACGTCCGCATTCTCTCCCAGATCGGAAAGCCAATTGACGAACCCAAGGCTCTCAGCATTCAGATAGTCCCCGAGAACGGATACGATGTGGAGAGGATGGAGTCCAAGGCGAGAACCGTCGCGGATGAATGGCTCAACGACATCACGAAGATAACCGATATGGTCATCAACGGGGAACTCAAAACATTCTAA
- a CDS encoding PfkB family carbohydrate kinase yields MIAGFGALNLDKIYLVDKIPSKDEEGFVIDVDLHPGGSAANTIAGLATFGVRTSFIGKVGSDEEGRILIGDFENRRVDTSGIIRAEGRSGVAMIFVDREGERAILVDPGVNDTIREDEINWDVVEKSEIIHMTSFICRMGDDSFRSQIRVAKRAERVSLDPGMPYAEKGLKGLERLLKETTVFLPNRKELEIVFGMDWRDAVGETHSLGVEIVAVKLGKEGCFVSDGGTEEFVKAFPSNPVDTTGAGDAFNAGFLYGLQRNKDIVESAKIGNYVASKLIERVGARSYGGIDPESAVR; encoded by the coding sequence ATGATTGCTGGATTTGGGGCGCTGAACCTCGACAAGATATACCTGGTTGACAAAATACCCTCAAAGGATGAGGAAGGCTTTGTGATTGACGTGGATCTCCACCCGGGAGGGAGTGCGGCTAACACCATCGCCGGACTTGCCACCTTTGGTGTGAGAACGTCCTTCATAGGCAAGGTCGGGAGTGATGAGGAGGGCAGAATTCTGATAGGTGATTTTGAAAACAGAAGAGTAGACACCTCCGGAATAATCAGGGCCGAGGGCAGAAGTGGCGTTGCGATGATATTCGTCGACAGGGAAGGAGAGAGGGCCATACTGGTCGATCCGGGCGTCAACGACACAATCAGGGAAGATGAGATCAACTGGGATGTTGTTGAAAAATCTGAAATCATCCACATGACCTCCTTCATCTGCAGGATGGGTGATGATTCATTCAGATCCCAGATCAGGGTTGCTAAAAGAGCAGAGAGGGTAAGCCTCGATCCCGGAATGCCCTATGCGGAGAAGGGGCTGAAGGGGCTTGAAAGGCTGCTGAAGGAGACGACAGTCTTTCTGCCCAACCGGAAAGAGCTTGAGATTGTATTCGGAATGGACTGGAGGGATGCAGTTGGAGAGACTCACAGCCTGGGAGTTGAGATTGTTGCGGTGAAACTCGGAAAGGAGGGCTGTTTTGTCTCTGACGGAGGGACAGAGGAATTTGTAAAGGCGTTTCCCTCAAACCCTGTGGATACGACAGGCGCGGGGGATGCGTTCAATGCGGGCTTCCTCTACGGCCTGCAGAGGAACAAGGACATTGTGGAGTCTGCGAAGATTGGCAACTACGTGGCCTCAAAGCTCATTGAGAGGGTGGGCGCGAGGAGTTACGGAGGAATAGATCCAGAGTCTGCTGTGCGGTAA